DNA from Fusarium musae strain F31 chromosome 7, whole genome shotgun sequence:
GATTCCAATCACGCTCCTGTCAACTGAGGAAATCTTTGGCGACCTCGAAGGAATTCTAGATCTGTTCGATTCAATCGATGATGTATTTGTTCCCGACTTTGGTTCCATTCTCGTCGAAAAGAGCGGAGACAACAGTAGCCAGGTTCATATCGATACGCGACAGATTTATCATATGGACCAAATCAAGGCTCTCGATGGCTTTTCTGAGTTACCTTCTGGTCCCTACTTTCTTTACGGTCCGAATCTTTACCAGGCCTGGCGTCTGTATGATGACGAACTCGGAGCTTTCACTTCTGGTGTAATACCTGATGATCTGAACCAACCAGATGAGTATGTTGTGTCTCTAGTGCAAGCCGTAGCTGACCATACAGATTCCAACCCTTGACCTCTTCATCTGTTTACGGAGACTCAGTTACAGTTCCTGTACCATCAAGACTCTACCATTCTCAGCCTTCTGCCAAGAAACCCCTGTCTGGTGTCCGTGTTTCTATAAGCGACACGATATCGTTGAAAGGAACCTATACAACCTTTTCGAGTCGGGCATGGAAATGGCTCTGCGAAAACTCCTCAAGCTCTACAGCTAAGTATGCACAAAGCCTAATAGACCAAGGCGCCGTTATCATCGGAAAAACCAAGACGTCGCACCTTGGTACAGGTACAGACTGGGTTGACCAACAAGCTCCTTGGAGTGCAAGAGGTGATGGATATCAGAGAATGGAGGGTGGTTCagttggtgctgctgctgcctcaGTTGGGTACCCATGGATTGACTACAGCATTGGCGTTGATGGTAAGTCGGGTCGCCGCGAGAAGCCAAGGCTGACCATGTATAGATGGTAGAGTGATGTCCGAAGGCGGCGTATACTCCTTGGGTCAGCCTGGAAATCTATCTTTCGACATAGCTGCGGCATCAAAGTGAGCACTGTGATATATTGTTGAGCGACACTGACCACTCTAGGTTCGACAAAACTCGAATCTTTAGTCGAAGCCTCAAGGGACTTCTCGATTTCACGGAAAATACGAAGGCTAGGGCTTCTGAGTCTTCTTCCATGAGGGTAATCGTACCAGAAGACTTTTCATCACCCAAAAAGTCTCAGAAAACAGCCATAGCGACTTTCGTATCAATTCTGCAGGGTCTCCTGGACGCGAAAGCCGAGTACGTCAATGTGGGCAAGAATTGGGAAGAAAGTCCTCCATCTGAAGCGTCGAATGAGGGAATGCAAGCATACATGGAAAAGGTCAGTCGACTTGGACAAGAAAGACTTGACTGACATTTCAGGCACCTTTCCGGTCATGGTGTTATGATTACTACCATTCCTTTGACACTTTTCGAGATGAGTACAAGCAAAAGTTTGACAAGAAGCCATTTATCGAGGCTACGCCGCAATTCTTCTGGTACGGCCGTACATTGCGCTGCCATTCAATCAACTGACCTCCCAGGAACGAATGCAAGTCGGTaacagaagaggagaacCGCCAAGATACAGAACGTCTCGATGTATACCGGAAGTGGTTCCTTGAGAACATAGTGCATACTTCTACCCCCAATGCCAAGGAAGACACAGCCGTGATCCTTCCATGTGGAAATGATCAAGTTGAACATCGGAACGATCCTGTGGCGTATGTGCATTTCCCCGTATTGATACCTGGCTGACAGCATATTAGCCCACCAACCATGTACAAAGGCATCGACTCTACAACACTGGCACTGGTATTGGGGGCTTCCCTATTATCATTTCCATGTAAGTTGAGCGTATTGGCTTTAGGTAGCTACTAACAAAACCAGTCACTCAGATACCCTACGAGTCTGACATTTCTGGGCAGACAGAGTACCAGCCAGTCTGCATCTCGGTTCTCATCCACGGAAATGACAAATCGGCCATTCAATTGATCAAAAAGGCTCTAGAGGCAGGGCATATTCCCACCAAGGTTAATGTCGGGCGGTTCACGTTCCCAGTCAAGAAGTCGGATCATGTCAACAATCGCCTCCAAGCTCCCTTGTCGGGTCAGAATGTGTCGGACGAGCTGTAACCAGTGAGAAGTGCCTCCCCCAAAGTCACGCCATGCCTGCTCTCACCACTCTGACCTGAATACAAGGCTGTCATTATGAGATCTCCCCACACGAAAACATGCAATAATTTCCCCACGATGTCTGTGGATACGAGATTGGGGCCCCGGATGATATTACCGGTATATGTTTATCCCGGTACCGGCTTATGCAGGCTCCCATTTGGATATGTATTGTACTCCTATGAAGCAAATTGG
Protein-coding regions in this window:
- a CDS encoding hypothetical protein (EggNog:ENOG41) translates to MLPITTCFVAGLQYLIHPLKLGTIQETINPDALIPITLLSTEEIFGDLEGILDLFDSIDDVFVPDFGSILVEKSGDNSSQVHIDTRQIYHMDQIKALDGFSELPSGPYFLYGPNLYQAWRLYDDELGAFTSGVIPDDLNQPDEYVVSLVQAVADHTDSNP
- a CDS encoding hypothetical protein (EggNog:ENOG41) yields the protein MEGGSVGAAAASVGYPWIDYSIGVDDGRVMSEGGVYSLGQPGNLSFDIAAASNRSLKGLLDFTENTKARASESSSMRVIVPEDFSSPKKSQKTAIATFVSILQGLLDAKAEYVNVGKNWEESPPSEASNEGMQAYMEKAPFRSWCYDYYHSFDTFRDEYKQKFDKKPFIEATPQFFWNECKSVTEEENRQDTERLDVYRKWFLENIVHTSTPNAKEDTAVILPCGNDQVEHRNDPVAPPTMYKGIDSTTLALVLGASLLSFPFTQIPYESDISGQTEYQPVCISVLIHGNDKSAIQLIKKALEAGHIPTKVNVGRFTFPVKKSDHVNNRLQAPLSGQNVSDEL